Proteins from a genomic interval of Zingiber officinale cultivar Zhangliang chromosome 2A, Zo_v1.1, whole genome shotgun sequence:
- the LOC122040319 gene encoding horcolin-like, translated as MAEASLTSAVDVNELCKSSEQKIPLKVGPWGGSGDTSFDIIGPPTSQITKILVKTGAVVDSLVISYVVDWEVQSYRAGGTGGVETHEFELGRGEYINKIFGSISDYNCETCISQLGFKTNLGKQHGPFGAGGGKEFTVPVVNGRIDIA; from the exons ATGGCTGAGGCCAGCTTAACTTCCGCTGTAGACGTCAACGAGTTATGCAAATCCAGCGAGCAGAAGATCC CTCTTAAGGTTGGGCCATGGGGAGGCAGCGGGGATACCAGCTTTGACATAATTGGTCCGCCCACCTCCCAAATCACAAAGATCCTAGTCAAGACAGGAGCCGTCGTCGACAGTTTGGTGATCTCCTATGTTGTTGACTGGGAAGTCCAATCATACCGAGCAGGCGGCACTGGCGGTGTTGAAACCCACGAG TTTGAACTAGGCCGAGGTGAATATATCAACAAAATCTTTGGGTCCATCAGTGATTATAACTGCGAAACTTGTATCAGTCAGCTCGGATTTAAAACCAACTTGGGGAAGCAACATGGGCCTTTTGGGGCAGGAGGTGGCAAGGAGTTCACTGTTCCAGTTGTCAACGGTCGAATAGATATTGCCTAG